From Pseudodesulfovibrio nedwellii:
TTGCCGTTGTCGGTGGTATTTTATGTCTATATGGAATGTGTCGTTACAGGCGAAACGCTTGATGCAACAGGCTTCCGGCAGTTTACAACTATCATGATCTCCGGTAGGAAAATGACGGCTTACCAACAATAAAGACACACTATGAATGAATTCCATTTTCGTACCCGCGACGACCTTTTTTTCACCTTGTGTGTGATTTTGGGGTGCCTTTGTGTGTGGCCGATTTCTTCGGCCCGGGCCGACACCCCTTCCCCGCTTGTGATCAACGAGGTTTTCGTTGATGGATCGTCAAATTATCCCGACTGGATAGAGCTGTATAATAGAGGTGATGTACCTCTTTCGCTTAAGGGATATATCCTGACGAAAAATGTTGAGGAACAACAGTGGCCTATTCGGGCGGATTTTGTTTGTCCTCCGCGTGGCTACAAAGTCTTTTATTGCGACAAAAAAGACCGCTACGATCATACCTCTTTCCGGCTGACCAGTGTCACCGGAGAAGTAGGGCTTTTTTCTCCCGAAGGCGAACTGATTGATTCCGTTTCTTACAATGATCTTCCGCGATTTACCTCGCTGGGTAGATGGCCCGATGGTGGCGATACTTTTTATATTCACGCCAGCCCAACTAAAGGGAGCGCTAATCAGGAAAGTTTGGTTCTCCTCGCCGTGGACACAGATATTCCCATCCTCTTTTCCCCTCCCGGAGGCCAGTACGAGGACGTGGTCGAACTGAATGTCTCAGTTCCGGAAGGCATGCAGGTCCGATATACCACGGACGGCACCATCCCAGAGGCTACATCGCTTCTTTTGACCGGTTCCATTTCCCTTTCGGAAACGACCGTTATTCGGGTTGCTGCAGTCTCGTCGGAAGGGAAGGTTCTTGCCCGAAAGATCAGCTCCTACATTGTGAATGAACCGGGAAATCTTCCTGTGGTTTCTGTTGTCACGGCTCCGAAAAATCTGTGGAACTCGGAAATCGGTATATATACGGAGGGCGATTCGCCTCAAAAAGGTGAAAGCTTTGCACCAAACTGGAGTAATAACTGGCGTAGGCCGGTACATATAGAGTTCTTTTCAGCTGTCGAGAATTGGTCGGTGGACGGTAAAACCCGCATTTTTGGTGGGGCTTCTCGTGGTCGGCCACAAAAATCCTTTGCCGTGTATACAACAAGCAAAAAGGAACCGTACGGTCTTCAGCGTCAGCTTTTCCCTCACGTTGAAAGGGAAAACTACGCCGGTTTCATTCTTCGTAACGGCGGCGACGCTTGGCTGCGGACACAGATTCGGGACGCGTTCATTCAGTCTTTGGTGGAAAACCGGGTTGCCTGTGATACCATGCCTTACCGGCCTGTTGTCGTATATCTCAATGGCTCCTATTGGGGTGTCTACGGGCTGCGGGAATTCATGATGCGTAAGAATCTGCTTGCTCGCCATGATTTACCCATTCAGCGTATTTCCCTGATGGACGGCGGAGGACAGGTTGCCTCGGCAAAAGGACCTTTTGCCAACATGGGGCCTATTCCGGTCGAAGGAGATTATAAGCCTGCCTTGTCGCAGTTGGATGTTGATGCTTTTCTGGATTATCTGGCAGTGGAGTTGTATTCCGGCAATCCTGATTGGCCTGACGGAAACATCAAGTGCTGGCGACCTGAGTCAAAAGAGATCAAATGGCAATGGATACTTTTCGACCTTGATCGGGGGTTTAACGGCAAGCGCGGAAAAGGCCCGGAAGTTGATCCGTTTACAAAGCTCTATCAACGGCAGGGCGGGCGCGGTCTCATGTTTGCGCAGTTGGCAGAAAACACGCAGTTTGTTAAAGATTTTTGTGGGCGCCTGATTGTACATATGCTGACCACCTTCGATCCTGACAGATCAATGGCTATTCTTGATCGTATTGCCGGTGACATTCGTCCTGAAATGCAGCGACATATCGATCGATGGCGGTGGGACTGGAAGCCGGACAGACTGTTCATGACTGTG
This genomic window contains:
- a CDS encoding CotH kinase family protein yields the protein MWPISSARADTPSPLVINEVFVDGSSNYPDWIELYNRGDVPLSLKGYILTKNVEEQQWPIRADFVCPPRGYKVFYCDKKDRYDHTSFRLTSVTGEVGLFSPEGELIDSVSYNDLPRFTSLGRWPDGGDTFYIHASPTKGSANQESLVLLAVDTDIPILFSPPGGQYEDVVELNVSVPEGMQVRYTTDGTIPEATSLLLTGSISLSETTVIRVAAVSSEGKVLARKISSYIVNEPGNLPVVSVVTAPKNLWNSEIGIYTEGDSPQKGESFAPNWSNNWRRPVHIEFFSAVENWSVDGKTRIFGGASRGRPQKSFAVYTTSKKEPYGLQRQLFPHVERENYAGFILRNGGDAWLRTQIRDAFIQSLVENRVACDTMPYRPVVVYLNGSYWGVYGLREFMMRKNLLARHDLPIQRISLMDGGGQVASAKGPFANMGPIPVEGDYKPALSQLDVDAFLDYLAVELYSGNPDWPDGNIKCWRPESKEIKWQWILFDLDRGFNGKRGKGPEVDPFTKLYQRQGGRGLMFAQLAENTQFVKDFCGRLIVHMLTTFDPDRSMAILDRIAGDIRPEMQRHIDRWRWDWKPDRLFMTVGDWEQNLEGLREYCRQRPQAMLLILDKRFAVGKPVYTKIRIDKQGEGMIVAEGVPLNDGILQGLVPENMEITISAIPAPGYIFAGWKMTPGIKQPQIHIQAGKAFTDCALFKPSIVQEQHNE